In Sesamum indicum cultivar Zhongzhi No. 13 linkage group LG8, S_indicum_v1.0, whole genome shotgun sequence, the sequence GCTCCATTTGATTTCTCCTGATTATATTTCCGTTCATTTATAAGtgttatgtatatgtgtgtatcTTGAATGTCATGGAAGCATGAATTGGTGATGCTACCCTTCTACTCCAtttcttttcatgttttcCAGTACCTATATGTGGAGTTTGGGTCTGAAAAAATGCTGTTTCTTCATATGCAGGTGTGCGTTCTTCTGAAAACTGTTGTTCATCTAGGGGATGATGCATATTTTGTTGCTCTTATGGCATGGATATTGCTGATTGTGGTTCTGGGCTTCTTTGTGCACGTCTTGGACAATGTTATTGATACAGTGTATGTATGCTATGCCATCGACCGAGACAGGGGAGAGGTTAACAAACAGGACGTCCACGAGGTCTACGTTCACCTCCCAATCAGCAGAAGTCATAGGGGGGCAGGTTTTGTCGCCAGAACTCCGCTGCTTGTGTAATCATATCCTCATTTGGTTCATCTGTTGTATTATCTGTAACTGGTTTTGCTTGGAGGTATAATTGCCAGACGGCAAATTGTGCATATTTGAGATGTTATCTTGTACCCAGCGTTGTTCAATAaaaatgttcatttttgtagCAGAATTCCTTGTTTGTTGAGAACTCTTTGTTTGTCCAACACACGCAATACCTCAATTTGTTTGAGCAGGCTACATTTCACAATTTACACATCTGAACATGCACCACAGTAGTAAGATAAGATCATTTACGTATACGTGGATTGCAGCACGGAGCTTGTGGTTTATAAATTTCTGGAGGCAGCAACCTTAAACTGAAAACCTTTCATGAAAAGTCATTAACATAAtcagaaagaaggaaaaaagtttataataatGTCCACAGCTCTGAGGAGCATTAGCAGGTAGAGTAGTTCCATGAGAAAGAAGTCGAAACTATGCAGCTGGATACCTCAAGTTCTGACTCAAAAGCAGGAAATAACTCACCATATGGTCTCCATCTCTTCTCTATGGCCATACAATAGGCGGGAGCAGTTAGGAATCAGTCGATTATGCCTAATAAaataggggggggggggggggggtgtctCAGACTTGTTANNNNNNNNNNNNNNNNNNNNNNNNNNNNNNNNNNNNNNNNNNNNNNNNNNNNNNNNNNNNNNNNNNNNNNNNGTGAGTGAGTCTGGTTGTGGGTGTGGGCAaaaagagggggggggggggggggcctCGTTACTAAGTTTTGATATTGACTCTCTTTAGCGCTGCAATGTCGCGATTTATGTGACATACAGAAATGATGGGGTGTGGGCTTGCTAGAGGGGGAGGCCAACACGCGGGGCATGCCCCCTCATTGGATTGATGGAGAATGTTAGACTTTAGTGTTTGTAAAAACATGTGATTCGTCTTGATCCTCTTATGTATAATGGCATTTTCACAGTTCCGTGGAATGAACCTACTAATACTTGCAACTCTCTCCATATCAAGAAAGGGGACAACAggatatatattgttattaatataatgGTGTGACCTACATTCCTTGGGGCAGCAGCTGCGGTTTCATGGGAAAACTCGAGCTTGGGATTTCTACTCCCAAAGTTAATTGCAAAAAAACAACTTTGcttagaaaaagaaagggaagaaGTGGTAGCTTCTCCGCCATTGCTTCAACGCTAAGACTGTTTGAGCAGCCACAAAGAGATATGTGATTAAGGTGTTTGATCCGAGACAGGGACCATTTTACTGCTTCATTCCCATTTCCATTCACTATTACGTATCCTAATTTTGACATCAAAGGGAAAAGGGGGGGTtccggtgtgtgtgtgtgtgtgtgagtgtgaaAACAAGAGTGTGTCTAGCTTCATTCCACTGCACATATAACATCAAcaagataatttaattaatatgcatttCATAGGGGTTAGATTTGTAAAAACAATACAAGACTAGTGGCAATTTCATCAACCAAATCCTATATAAACATCTAAAGTACTCTCACTCCTCCCAAATTTCTACCAGTCTTATCACTTATAAGCTTAGCTAAGAAAAATTGACCCTCCATCCTATTCCTACCAACTCTTATGGCCATGGCTTTCAAGATGGTACTCTACACACATTCATCAACATCTAACCCTTTTTCACACACAAATTTCGAGCTTTAAACTACTTCCATGTTCCAGGGCTATTAATTGTGGTTGTGGAGGAGTTTCGACTAATTTTACTTGTTTATTATGTTTGTACAGGCGGTAACAGGAATGTGGGTGACTGAAGAATGCAAGAACTCCTTCATGGAGATGAAGTGGAAGAAGATCCACAGATACATAGTGTTCAAGATCGATGAGGGCTCTAAGCTGCTCACCGTGGACAAGGTCGGCGGGCCTGGTGAAGGCTACGACGATCTCGCTGCCGCGCTGCCGGAGGACGATTGCCGCTATGCCGTCTTCGACTTCGACTTTGTCACCGTTGACAACTGCCGGAAGAGCAAGATCTTCTTCATTGCATGGTCCGTCAGTAGCTCTACATATATACTACCAACTTCTCTAATTTTATGGTATCATGTTGGAGTTGGACAATTTTAAACACTCTTACATACATGTTGATTACTTTGTTGGTCAGGGCACCAACAGCTTCAAGAATTAGAGCGAAAATGCTGTACGCAACCTCCAAGGATGGATTGAGGAGAGCATTCGATGGCATACACTATGAAGTTCAGGCCACTGATCCAACTGAAATGGGATTCGATGTGATCAAGGATAGAGTCAAATAATTGACGTGGATGGATTTGATGATTATCACAAGGAGTCAGTCAAATCATGCATGTTTTCGCATCTAATTAATCacttttagtttaatttaataactccCACTTAGAGATGCTTTTGTGGTTATTAGTAGTTGTGACCATCGCCTTTCCAAACTGTGGTGGTATTTGTATCACTGTTAATTACTCTAATTTGTAATAATCATACTTTTGTCTTGTCCTTATCAGAtgattagtaataattaaccACTAAGCACCTTTACTCATCCctatccctttttttttttttttctttctctttcaatGATTTCGAATGCCACTGCTGCTTACTTTAGATGACtgcattaattacatttaataccagttgtaaattttagaataaacaataataatattaaataattattagtaattattcaaaaccaaatactatattttgcaCATACAAttggtatttatttatttagataaacGCTTTATGATAAATCGactaaaatactcttttagattataaattatatttttatggactttTCTTCCCtattgattatttactttactcACCCTGgtgtttttacattttttaaatatttttttgttagaaaaagttcaataaatataaaataataattttcatctcACTGTTTAGgctttataatattattttttagttgattaggtatttataaattttgaaataatgaaggtatttgtaattatataaagtcAAATCTGAAATGTATTAAGATAAGGGTGGGAGAGGCAGAGCAAAATTACTCCCTACTGGGCTCATTGTTAAAAGGTCTGCGAGCAGCCCAAAATAAAGCCATATTGGGCCTTTCTGTTGGGGCCATGTAAAAGTGTGAGAATTGGATTGATGGCCGAAAGCAAAAGAGTCCATCATGAGTTGTGGTGGGGTCTGATAAGGTGGGCCTCCTCACATCAAATACCTGTCTCCCAAACCAAAATGGACCCATTACGATGCCCCGCTAATAATAAACGTACTGTTCTTGCTTTCTCCATCATTTTACCCGCACGCCTCTGCCTCTGCCTCTCACTTGCATtacattattacacaaaacatgatagaaataatattttcttttaaaaaaaacattaataagaaaaaatcaaatcatattaGAAAATgagagtaattaattatttaaactataaaaatgtgaataatAAAAGGGAGGCATGTACCAAATTTGCATTGTTGGGCAATTGATATTGGTTGCGGTTTGAAAGGGAACCATGTTTGTGTTGACTAAATCAACAGCTGCTCAAGAGTTACAAGTCATTATAGGTGCAAGCGGTTAGGACGTGAGTTATTAATAGTTTGGAAATGCTAACACTTCAATTATTGATGGACAAATAcaattgattcatttatttgatgttGAGTTGGAGATGATACTGTATTTAAGTTTCGGAATCAGTAACACACTACTATTCTACAGCATTGATTTTGTGGAAGATATTAATGgattgaatttcaaaaataaaaatatataagagtCTCAGAAAAAGGGTCATTTTCGGGTGGGCACTGAATTATTGGGTTATAGGTATAGTTGAAGTATGATACTGATACGTGCACAACATATTCACCAAACAACATGAAATGTATAGTTAGTGTCACGACAATGTCATTTTCGGGTAAGCACCTACTCATTCATTCATCCACCtcacacatatttatttttatttctcccATCTTTTTAGAACTATGCCTATTTCAAAAGTGGTATATCGAAATTaacacaatattaaaatatgaatgttaaaaagaaaagcttgGGTAGGTAAGTAAAAAGGGTAAATAATTGGCGCCTCGTCCGCAGCAATATCCGCAGTCCATGCTGACTCATCACAGCAGTAgcacatatattaaataatgctcctcttttcacaaatttaataataaatccaaCAAAACTCTGATTTATTAACGGCTAAAAACTTAGATTAGATGAATCAAAATAAGCAAGACAATGATTCCCCCTTATATCACTCCTTCACTCTCTTCACTtcactcactctctctctctctctctctaaccATGGCTTCCCTTCATCATCTTCACTTGTTGTTCCTCTTGCTGGTCTTGGTTACCCAAATTTCAGCTCATCACACCCCTCAAACTTACATTATTAGAGTAGACAGCTCATCCAAGCCTTCCGTGTTCCCAACCCATTACCACTGGTACACTGCCGAGTTCACTGCACCCACCACCATCCTCCATGTCTACGACACTGTTTTTCACGGCTTCTCCGCCGTGCTGACTCCATTCCAAGCTGCGTCAGTTCTCAAGCACCCCTCTGTCCTAGCCGCATTCCAAGACCGCCGCCGTCAGCTCCACACCACTCGTTCGCCGCAGTTCCTCGGCCTGCGCAATCAGCAAGGGCTGTGGTCCGAGTCTGATTATGGTTCGGATGTTATAATAGGAGTCTTCGACACTGGGATTTGGCCGGAGCGCCGGAGTTTCTCCGATCTGAATCTCGGCCCCGTGCCCAAACGCTGGAGAGGTACATGTGAAATAGGTGTGCGGTTCAATAGAAAGAACTGTAACAGAAAAATCGTTGGCGCCAGGTATTTTTCGAAAGGTCATGAGGCGGCTTCTGGGTTTGGGGGAATTGTTGGTGGAATTAATGAGACTATTGAATTTAAATCGCCGAGAGATGCCGATGGGCATGGGACCCACACTGCGTCCACTGCTGCCGGAAGATATGCTTTTAGGGCAAGCATGGAGGGCTACGCTTCCGGAATCGCAAAAGGCGTGGCGCCGAAAGCGCGTTTGGCGATCTACAAAGTGTGCTGGAAGAATGCGGGTTGCTTTGATTCTGATATTTTAGCGGCATTTGACGCCGCCGTGAACGACGGAGTTGATGTCATTTCAATTTCCATCGGAGGTGGTGAGGGCATTTCCTCTCCGTATTATCTCGATCCGATTGCAATCGGAGCTTACGGCGCCGTCTCGAGGGGAATTTTCGTTTCCTCCTCAGCTGGAAACGACGGGCCCAACGGAATGTCGGTGACTAATCTCGCGCCCTGGCTCACCACCGTCGGCGCCGGCACAATCGACCGAAATTTCCCTGCTGATGTGATTCTCGACAATGGAAGAAAATTCTCCGGCGTATCTTTGTACGCCGGTGAACCGCTGAATGGTAAAATGTATCCTTTAGTTTATCCTGGTAAATCAGGGGTGCTTTCTGCTTCCCTATGTATGGAAAATTCACTTGATCCTAACCTAGTGAGAGGcaaaatagtaatttgtgATCGTGGCAGCAGCCCACGAGTCGCAAAGGGATTGGTTGTTAAGAAGGCCGGTGGTGTAGGAATGATCCTCGCCAATGGAGTTTCAAATGGTGAGGGTTTAGTGGGCGATGCTCACTTGATTCCAGCTTGTGCTGTGGGCTCCGACGAGGGTGATCAAATTAAGTCCTACTTGGCATCCAATCCTGCTGCAAGCGCAACCATTAATTTCAGGGGCACTGTAGTTGGAACCAAACCAGCTCCGGTCGTCGCTTCATTTTCTGCCAGAGGGCCAAATGGGTTGAACCCGGAAATTCTCAAACCCGATTTGATTGCCCCAGGAGTGAATATCTTGGCGGCCTGGACCGAGGCAGTTGGTCCGACAGGCTTGGATGCGGATACCAGGAAAACAGAGTTCAATATCTTATCCGGCACTTCCATGGCTTGCCCCCATGTGAGCGGTGCAGCTGCCTTGCTGAGATCCGCCCACCCTGATTGGAGCCCCGCAGCAATCAGGTCAGCAATGATGACAACTGCAAGCTTAACTGACAACTCTTTCAATCCAATGCTCGACGAATCTAGTAaaaaacctgctacaccataTGATTTTGGAGCGGGTCACTTGAATCTTGATTTAGCCATGGATCCAGGACTGGTCTATGACTTGACCAATAATGACTATGTTAGTTTCTTGTGTGCAATTGAGTACGGGCCAAAGACAATTCAGGTGATCACGAGATCAGCGGTGAACTGCCCAATGAGGAAGCCATTGCCGGAGAATTTGAATTACCCATCAATAGCAGCTTTGTTCCCGAGCGGGTCAACAGGGGTCTCGAGCAAGACGTTTTTCAGAATGGTGACGAACGTGGGCGAAACAAATGCAGTTTACAGGGTGAAGATTGAGCCACCAAAGGGGGTGAACGTTGGTGTAAAGCCTGGGAAGCTGGTGTTCTCTGAGACTGTTAGGAGACTAGGGTACTATGTCACTATAACCATCGACAGCAAGCATCTGGTGTTGGATGATTCGGGTGCGGTTTTCGGGTCGCTCTCTTGGGTTGACGGGAAGCATGTGGTGCGGAGCCCCATTGTGGTAACGCAAATAGATCCATTGTGAAGTTGTGAATCTTGAAGTTAATTGGGGTTTTTATCTGATAGAAAAATCCAAATGGAGCATTGGCTGATGCTCAAACTAGGAAATGGTAGCATGATCCAGTTTGATAATTATTGATGATGGATGATGAGGCGGGGTAGGTAGGTTGTTGGTGTTTCCTCTTGTGGAGGGTGGATTGTAGAGTATGATGGGGGTGGGATATAGGAAATGCATTTCAGTGTGTTTCTTCTACCTGGTTTTTGGAAGAGTTTAAATAGTGTGATGGATGTATTTATAGATGATAATAGTGTTTGTGATCATCTTAGTATCAGCAGTAAGGGTTGTAAGTGCAAGGGATGCATTGTTATTCTATAGAATTCGCCTATATTTGGCTTTATGTTTGCTAATTTgctatttctttcttcccaCCCCAACAAAAGATAGTAGGTTTATTATATcccttttcagttttttttctaattctaaattctttttattacaaCATAACTTTGatatgttattattactcaGGATAAAGCCCAATTCCGCGGAAATTCAATTCttgcaataatttattttacaaaattggaGTTAGtcaaagaattataattatagaaattaccCAAAAcacaaagtataaaataagcaATGTTTTCCCCccattatgaataatttagcGAAGAAAgggaaacacacacacatatatatataaaataatgaagtgAGGAGGTAGTGATCCATTTGCAACATGATAGGGAGCAAACAAATGAAGCAGGGGATTCTCACCCAAACATtacataagaataataataccATACAATATCACAGGCTTGACTGAGCATGAAATGATTGATTAGGGCAGTCAGCATCCAATGAAGTCATGCTTTcagtttttatatattttcaccgtaaaaataaaaattattgaaccTCCTCTATAGTATTGTTGTGCAGAAATACAatctttttacttatttaaagaatatatatataaatatattatatgttggCTTCTTcctctatttaattttaaattttggcaGTGAATTAAAGAGTGGAAGCGTGTGCTTATAGAGCAATATGTGATGTGATGTAACAGATGGGGTCTTGCAGTCCACATGATCATCATCTTACCTACTAAAACCAAATCTCATTCTCAGATTTCAATTGAAATACCCAATAATTTCGCCTAATtctaccattttttttttaaagaaaaaattatgtgatgagtcAGTATAAATATGAAGATGATTTCTGTTCTCTTAATTGCTTTAGCTGCCAAAGAGGAGATATTTGGAGTGATTGTCCCTCCATTTATGACCTACAACCCTCCCTATTTTATatggattattatttattatgcacAACTAATCATAAGctcaaaaaatttagattcaaACTTCATGAAACATAGTAGtcgaaaacaaaattattttattcatttttttcccgGAAAATAAGAATTAAGTGAAATTTAGAATGAATTTTGTTACTGGAGTGTGTTGTGTTATGAAATCAGGAATATCAAATGGGCCTACTTCCTGGACTGGACTGACCCGATACAAAAATAAGCTTTAGATGGGCTAAGATGAAATAGTAAGCCGCTAACATACATTGCTTGGGCTTTTCGAAATAGTTGGGCCCAATCAAAATGGGAATATCGCAGATTTTTAAGGTTTTATTTCAGACAGAAAAATCTGATTATTAATAAAGTGCATCAGCAGTTACTTTTTACAGTGTTACGGCTAATCCGCGGCAACCACGCGGCCTCTCCAGCTCTTGCTTCGTGGCGTCAACTTCCAGTTCCAGAGCCAactcttctccttcttcttcttcacatCTTTGTCCTTCCTTAAACCGACCCCCCCCTGCATTCCTTATTTCCTAAGATTCCAACCATATAAAAATCTTGATTTCAATCCTCCATCTCAGTCTCATTCAAGAATCAACCTAAAATCAAAACCATGTCTTCTATGAGTCCCAAACACCGCAGCTCTCTCTACCCAGAAGTTGTTCAAACCAACCCTGAATCAACTTCTCCATTTATCTCCAACCCCAGCAAGaacccttcttcctcttcatcTTTATACCCTTCtattgaaatgaaagatttaGCGGAAAATCTCTTCCCAGAAACCGAGGAAGAAGGCCAAACCGGCGCCGCGCATCGGGGCGGAAATGCTTCTTTTGAATCATCTGAGGAAGTTATAATCAGAGTCCCGGGTGCAATTGTTCATTTAATTGATAAGGAGCAGAGTGTTGAGCTCGCCAACGGGGATTTCTGTGTAGTTCAACTGAAACAGGGAGATAATGTTGTGGCGGCTTTGGCTCGAGTTGGGGATGAAATTCAGTGGCCGTTGTTGAAAGACGAGGCAGCGGTTAAGCTTGATGATTCGCATTACTTTTTCAGTCTCAGGGTTCCTTCTGAAGGCGGCGAAATCAACAGCGACAGTATTTTGAATTACGGGTTGACAATAGCTGCTAAGGGTCAGGAGGGGCTGTTGAGGGAATTGGATTCAGTACTCGAGAAGTTTAGCGCTTTTAGGGTGGAGAAGGCAGGGGCGGTGGTGGAGCAAGGCTGGTGGGGAGCGGTGGCGAAGGAGGTTTCTCCGGAGGAGatggagagaaaaaaagaggagGTGGAGAAGAGCGCCGCTGCGTACTGGACCACGCTGGCACCGAACGTGGAGGATTACAGTGGGAGTGTAGCAAGGATGATAGCTGCGGGGTCGGGGCAGGTGGTAAGAGGGATATTATGGTGTGGTGATGTGACTGTGGATAGGCTAAAATGGGGGCATGAGTTCTTGAAGAACAGAGTGGGGAAGGCATCGAGCTCGGATGTTAGTCCTCAGGCATTGAGGAGGATGAAAAGGTATTATCTTTTGCATCTTTAGTTGTTAATATTCCATATATTGTGTCGTGTTTTATTACAATGTGAATTTAGTATGTGTGTTCGTCTGTCCTGACAGTCTTTTCTGTTTCCCAGTGGATGTCTTTGTGGGACAGGATAgcaattataaaagaaataaaaaatgaactcATTTGATTAGGATTGAGTTTCTGCTAATTCCATTTAGATGCTTAAGCTCTAATCTTCGAGCAGAAATtgcttaaaatttgaatgaccTTGTCTGAATTCGCTTTTCACTAAAGCAATCTATGCTGGGATTATTATTCATGTAATTCAGAGAAAGTAGGCCCATGCTCCTTTTGCAATGTGTAGGTGTGTAAGGGAGAGATGTGATCTATTCATGAAACTGGTTGGCACTTCTGGAAGAAGAATGCTTTTTAGATGCTGATCGTTACTCTTTTTTTGGAGCGTTGTTCTAGGCTTTAAGTTGTGGAATCTACCTTCTCGAATTACACTTGTTGTGCTGTCCTTAGTTTGTTAAACTTGGGACATAATTACATCCTCCATACTCCACAGCTTTATTGGCTTGCATTTTGGTGACTAATTTTGGATGGTTCTATGTTTAAATGTACCTGATCCTCTTGTTCTTTAAAGTATTCAtgtgttttttattgttgaaCTTAACAGGGTTAAGCGATTGACAAAGATGTCAGAGCAAGTTGCAACTGGCATCCTTTCTGGGGTTGTCAAGGTCTCTGGCTTCTTCACTAGTTCAGTTGCAAACTCCAAAGTGGGCCAGAAATTCTTCAGCCTTCTTCCTGGAGAGATCGTTCTTGCTTCCTTGGACGGATTTAGTACGTACTCTCTCCCCACTTCTGATCTCTACTTGATTTAGATTTTTGTTTCTGCCTTGATCTCCAAGGGTGATGGGCTTATTCCTCGGATGCGTGCTATATGCTGCTCTTCTCAGAACTGTAAAGTAAAATTGCATTAACTTTTCGCTTGCATGGCTGTTATTTGGCCTGAATTACAGACAAGGTGTGTGATGCTGTTGAAGTTGCTGGGAAGAATGTAATGTCAACTACTTCTGTGGTGACCACCGGTCTCGTGTCACAAAGGTGATCATTTGTTGCCTATTAAGTTTCTGAGCTTGCAATGAGCAACTAGGTTCTGGATTCTCtttgttttatgatttttatcatACGGATTACCAGGATAGAAgatattaatcaaattgattttttcttacaCGAGTGATTCCTCATGTAGTTTGTTCTTTGGACAGATATGGTGAACAAGCCGGAGAGGTGACGCATGACGGGTTAGGCGCCGCAGGGCATGCCATTGGCACTGCTTGGACTGTGTTCAAGATAAGGAAGGCTCTGAACCCGAAAGGTGTCCTTAAACCTACAACCCTGGTGAAGGCCGCTGCCAATTCTGCTAAATCAAAGGCTAAATGAACAAGTGATCGTCCCCTCGGGTCTTGTTTGACGTTTAAGTTACGGCCTGAAACTTAGACCTGTGGGTCATTGTAGATAGTTGTATTATGTTTGGCTTTGAGATGTAACTCGTACTAGCGTTTTTCTTCCCCTTGctgctttttgtttctcttcttttcttctatcATTTGAATTGTCCCTCTTAATAGACttatggattttttttgtcaatgtGATGATTGGATTGGTTTGATTCAAGTAAGTTTTGACGAAAGACTGCAGTTGGCAGTGTTAATTGTATGTGCATCTTATCTTGTTGGTCTAGCGGAGCCGAGCATTCCGAAGGGCACCAAGCCAAGGAATGCAATAAGGCTCTACTGCTCTATCCCCATTGCAGCTATGAGCTTTGAG encodes:
- the LOC105169779 gene encoding actin-depolymerizing factor 5 — protein: MAMAFKMAVTGMWVTEECKNSFMEMKWKKIHRYIVFKIDEGSKLLTVDKVGGPGEGYDDLAAALPEDDCRYAVFDFDFVTVDNCRKSKIFFIAWAPTASRIRAKMLYATSKDGLRRAFDGIHYEVQATDPTEMGFDVIKDRVK
- the LOC105169781 gene encoding subtilisin-like protease SBT1.6 → MIPPYITPSLSSLHSLSLSLSLTMASLHHLHLLFLLLVLVTQISAHHTPQTYIIRVDSSSKPSVFPTHYHWYTAEFTAPTTILHVYDTVFHGFSAVLTPFQAASVLKHPSVLAAFQDRRRQLHTTRSPQFLGLRNQQGLWSESDYGSDVIIGVFDTGIWPERRSFSDLNLGPVPKRWRGTCEIGVRFNRKNCNRKIVGARYFSKGHEAASGFGGIVGGINETIEFKSPRDADGHGTHTASTAAGRYAFRASMEGYASGIAKGVAPKARLAIYKVCWKNAGCFDSDILAAFDAAVNDGVDVISISIGGGEGISSPYYLDPIAIGAYGAVSRGIFVSSSAGNDGPNGMSVTNLAPWLTTVGAGTIDRNFPADVILDNGRKFSGVSLYAGEPLNGKMYPLVYPGKSGVLSASLCMENSLDPNLVRGKIVICDRGSSPRVAKGLVVKKAGGVGMILANGVSNGEGLVGDAHLIPACAVGSDEGDQIKSYLASNPAASATINFRGTVVGTKPAPVVASFSARGPNGLNPEILKPDLIAPGVNILAAWTEAVGPTGLDADTRKTEFNILSGTSMACPHVSGAAALLRSAHPDWSPAAIRSAMMTTASLTDNSFNPMLDESSKKPATPYDFGAGHLNLDLAMDPGLVYDLTNNDYVSFLCAIEYGPKTIQVITRSAVNCPMRKPLPENLNYPSIAALFPSGSTGVSSKTFFRMVTNVGETNAVYRVKIEPPKGVNVGVKPGKLVFSETVRRLGYYVTITIDSKHLVLDDSGAVFGSLSWVDGKHVVRSPIVVTQIDPL
- the LOC105169782 gene encoding protein EARLY-RESPONSIVE TO DEHYDRATION 7, chloroplastic-like, coding for MSSMSPKHRSSLYPEVVQTNPESTSPFISNPSKNPSSSSSLYPSIEMKDLAENLFPETEEEGQTGAAHRGGNASFESSEEVIIRVPGAIVHLIDKEQSVELANGDFCVVQLKQGDNVVAALARVGDEIQWPLLKDEAAVKLDDSHYFFSLRVPSEGGEINSDSILNYGLTIAAKGQEGLLRELDSVLEKFSAFRVEKAGAVVEQGWWGAVAKEVSPEEMERKKEEVEKSAAAYWTTLAPNVEDYSGSVARMIAAGSGQVVRGILWCGDVTVDRLKWGHEFLKNRVGKASSSDVSPQALRRMKRVKRLTKMSEQVATGILSGVVKVSGFFTSSVANSKVGQKFFSLLPGEIVLASLDGFNKVCDAVEVAGKNVMSTTSVVTTGLVSQRYGEQAGEVTHDGLGAAGHAIGTAWTVFKIRKALNPKGVLKPTTLVKAAANSAKSKAK